The genomic stretch TCACATAAGGGTTTAGGTCATGAACTCGGTTGGACTTCTAAAAAACATATGAGATTAATCTTTAATGATGATGATTTCCAATCTTGACTGGTCTCCTTGAAGAACCCAATCTTGACTGGTCTCCTTCTAAAAAGTACATGAGATCAATATTCAATAATGATGATTTACAATCTTGATTGACATCCTTGAATAAATCTGAATCTCTTGATTATTCTTGATGTAATTGATTCATATCACATCCTCCAAAAACACACATAATAAATCAAATCTTTATTAGGAAGATTGAGATCCTTGATTGATATAAATCTTGAACAAATAAgatattttccaaatccaaactCAAGTTTGCACACTTATATCTCTGATATAATAGAAAATGATCATATCTTAAAAGGATAATATATACTTCAATTTATCTTGCTCAACAAGTAACAAACTGAGAAAAATGTCTCACATATCGTTGAACATTTGGATTGACATCTGTTCAGGTAACATAATTTTGAATCTTGAACAAATTAGTTAAAATTGTTACTTGATATCAATCACAATTCCAACTTCTCAAGTAAAGGATTCATAATAAATCTCTTGTTGAAACTGAATCATACTTTAAATCATCTTTAGTAAATATTAGAGATTTTATCGTTAAGTGCAAATCTAAATCTTGTAATTAACACATATCTAACTAAATATCTTCATGAAATTAATGTTCAATCAATATCTTTGCATATTCAATTTCAGCACAATCTTAAATaaactaaaactaaaataaatCTTCCTTCAAGGCATtttcaaataaatattttctttAAAGCAAATCCAATCAAATCAAATATTCGTCCATTATTCAATGCAAATGTAAATGCAATCAAATCTTATTATTTGAATAGAATCTTTTCCAAATTGAATTGGATTAACAAGCTTCTTCCAACAAAAATCTTCAGCATCTCTAGAAGGAATTAAAACTAAAACACATCTCTAGATAATGTACTCGTGCTGGAACATCTTATGCCACATGATGCCTCTTCACAATTTACATCTTGTATTGTCCATGTTGTTTCACCTAAAGAAGCCAATCAAAGGAACAACAATttccccctttggcaaattttggctaaaaaACTTTTATAATATCTACAAGATATGCATGAGTATATCTTCAAATAAATTCACACATTAGAACATACACAACAACAAAATATATCTTCAGTATACACAACAGCGATAGATTTCTTCAGAGAATCCAAATGGCAAAGATATGGACAAAAAACTAGAACATCAAACACATGATAAGATCAGAAATGAATACCAAATTTAGAAGAATACAAACCATTGTTATAGTTTATAAAAACATCAAGGTAACAACACACAACCTTCTTATGAACGCCATATATAAGAAACAACCTTTCTTGCATATCAACATATCATCATTTCCCCCTAATTTTCTCAAACTGGGAAAGGATAACAGAAAAAAATCTAGCCTAGAATAGACACAAGTGCAAGAGAACAAGAACACAAGAACACATACCACAAATCTGAACCTCAACATTGCAGTAGCCACAACAAGAGGTTAAGATGAAGAGGTTCATATATGATGAGAATATGCCTCACATGATTCAAAACCTTTGAGAATGTGACTTCTCATAGGCCCTAAGGCCGAAGCAACATACAACATTTATTCAATAATAACTAGAATAATTTCATCAACAAATATCACAATGTCCACCACATGTTTCCCAACAATCACTGTGTAACTCATGGACAACACACTTGGAGCATCACCAATCTTACTAACCTAACTACCAATTTCTTTCTTTTGAACACTAAAAATATCACATATTAGAGAGGTAACACCAATATGTGGTTGGATGCCATGAGTCTCGACGTGTTTAACAATTAACAAAGATAACATTTTCTATATTCCAAGGTAGCATGAGTTCCTACCTAATACAGAATAGTGATGTGACAATAGCTGCTTCTGATTGCAGACTTAGCATATTATCAAAACCAAATTCATCAATAATAAGAACATTGGGAAGACTAATGTCTATGACATCTGTCCCAACAAATAGCTTGCACCTGAAATTTAGCAACCCATGAGTAATACCATCATTCTTAACCATAAATTCCTTCATCAACTTAGGATAACCAGATCCAACATTCAACATTGTCTTCAACAACTGAACATCACTAAAAAGCTTCATAGAAAAACAATCAACATGTTTCCTAACTTTCTCAAACATATATTCTCCAAAATTCAACTTTGCCTTTGTTCCTATTTGGAGGATAAGTTTGGCCAAAGCAGTGGTTATACCTGAACTATGATATGTGGGTGTCCAATTAGCTACACCAATCCTATTAAGAATAGCATACTTCACACTCAAGCTTCCACTAGAGAGTATACATTTCTTCGGCCATTGCTTCACTTGCCCACCAATGATCTCTTTAGCAATCTTGTCTATTGAGGGAACCTTATCAGACCTTGAAGACTTACTTTTGACTAAATAGTCATTAATTACTGAAAAGgaaaacttcacacactttcctctaTCATACACCTTTCTATACTCTTTGTTGCCTTCAACATTACACTTAACATTAATGTTCACAATGAATTCCTTAACCAATTTTTCATAGCAAGGACCACCATCGGTTACAATTTTCATTAACCCAGCTGCTTTTAGAAACTTCATTCTCTCTTTACAATCAAAATATTCTTTACCTGGATCTCTTTCACAAGAAATCCCTATTTGGAAAACATACTTCCACTTCTGAACACCTGTTTCATAATGAAATGAAATGTTATCCATGGGAGCAGAGGGGATATTCATAGGAATTCTCTTTCCACCAAACTTTCTCCTTACAGTGCACAATGTCTGTGACATCTTATTCATCAGTTGTGTTAGAGTCATTTGTAGTTTCCTCTTCTTCCTCActttcattttcttcttcttccttatCTTGAGTAGCCTTATCTTGAGACTTGGTTACATTTTAAATTATTATGTTGGCTATAACGCCCCAAACTACTTTCATGATTACCGACTGATCCCACAAATCAACACATgtcttttcagcatgctttgtcctcactcacacgctttccaggaaacttcccagaagttcacccatccaaatactactccaagtcaacCACACTTAACTGTGAAATGCTTATTTGTTAGGTTAACAAAAAAAGACGCATCTTATTAGTATAGTTAGTACTAATCTATCCTTATAAGCCCTCCTTCAACCATGCAGTTCCATACATGCACAATCTCATGATCCTCTCATTCCGATATAAATTCGAGCGACCACTCCCCGCCCTCTTCGACCTCGGGTGTTACAACCACTCCCCGTCCTCTTaggcctcgggtgttacatgcccaccaactTATTTTTAGTTTATCCTCGAACCACATCATACTGGGAGAGGTATACTCTGATGCCATTTATAACACCCTAGTTTGCATTCATGATTAGCGtctgaccccacaaaccaacatTAGTTTTTTTAGCATGCTTGTCTTCACTCACACGATTTCTCGGAAAtttcccagaaggtcacccattCAAATACTACACCAAGTTAAGCATGTTTAACCGTTGAGTTTttatttgttaggctaccgaaaagaagatgcatcttgttggtataggtagtaccaatcaatccttataagTCTTTATTCAACCTTATAGTTCCTTTCCTGCACAACCCCAGGATCCTCTCATTTCAATTTGAATTTGGGCGACCACTCCCCGCCTTATTTGGCCTCGGGTGTTACAACTACTCCTCGCCCTCTTTGGCCTCAAGTGTTACATTGGAAATAGGAAAGTAATCATCCTCATCAACCTCCATATAATCATCCTTCTCAATGACACCATTCTTGTCAACGACATAATTACTAACATCCTGATTGACTTCCACATTCAAGTACCTATTGAGGTAGACACTTTTCACACCCATCTGATAAAGTGTGAACATAAGGCTACAAGATAAACTTAGAAAAAATCTAATGGCTTCAATATGAGCAATATGAGTATAAGCTTCTTCAATGTAAACCCCTTTGATTTTAGCATAGTCATGTGCTGCTAGTTATGCCTTCTTTCTAATAACAATCTCGTTACTTTTTTTGTTCAGAGGCATCTCTAAGTAATTCAAGTTGTCATTAACATCTTCCTCCATATATTTTATTACACGAGTCTTCTTCTTTTTTTATGCATATTTTGttttcttattatttttattaaCAACACTATGAACCTCAACATCATCATAATCACTCACAAAATTGCCAAAGTTGTTTTTAGGGTTATTTGATAAAAATGTTTTAAGCATTATTTTCAACATTATCCTCAAGGGGAACATCATCATTCTCATTATGAATTTGAGACTTTGTCTTGAACATGCCATACAGGAAGTCTGACACATCTTTATCAACATCTTGATCCCCCATATTGGTTTTCTGGGTCTCATCAACAACAATCTTTTGAATGAGATGATGGTTTCTTATAGGCCCATATATGAGTGAGACATCAAGAACAATTTCATCAACAACTAGATCAAACTTGTCAAATATGAAATATTGTGGAGAACATGTCTATGACATGTTTCCTAACATACAACTTATAACTT from Lathyrus oleraceus cultivar Zhongwan6 chromosome 7, CAAS_Psat_ZW6_1.0, whole genome shotgun sequence encodes the following:
- the LOC127102486 gene encoding uncharacterized protein LOC127102486 codes for the protein MSQTLCTVRRKFGGKRIPMNIPSAPMDNISFHYETGVQKWKYVFQIGISCERDPGKEYFDCKERMKFLKAAGLMKIVTDGGPCYEKLVKEFIVNINVKCNVEGNKEYRKVYDRGKCVKFSFSVINDYLVKSKSSRSDKVPSIDKIAKEIIGGQVKQWPKKCILSSGSLSVKYAILNRIGVANWTPTYHSSGITTALAKLILQIGTKAKLNFGEYMFEKVRKHVDCFSMKLFSDVQLLKTMLNVGSGYPKLMKEFMVKNDGITHGLLNFRCKLFVGTDVIDISLPNVLIIDEFGFDNMLSLQSEAAIVTSLFCIR